A window of Candidatus Nitrospira allomarina genomic DNA:
ATAGGCATTTAAATGATTTTGGAAATGAATTAGCTATGAAAAAACTGAGTCTGATTTTGATAGAGCGTTTCCTCGTCAATCGATGACTATTTTTCCCCATTGAGGCTTTGGTGATCACTTGGTTCCGCAATCCTCCGAACAATAATTGGGGTAATCGAGAATGACAAAACCTGTGGCATGCCGGTGCTCCTCCTTTGTGGAGCCAATGCCGACGGGATTTCCCTACATGACTCCCTGGTTTTACGCTCTTAGCTGCGAAAACCGTTTTTTACTTTCTGCTGAGTAATGGATGTTCACTGCAAGCTCACATTTTATCGGCGGCAAGTGCACCGGATGGGCAGGATAAGAAGAGAATCAACCCGCAGAAGCAAAAAGTGGTATTCATGTCTACAGTCTAGAGATTTCACCAACTGGGTGGGAAGGTTGTCAGGAAGCTTTGTGGAAAATTAGCCCTGGTTGTGACGTAGTAGGATGCCATGACGAATTCAGAATCAAATGAAAGTATGCTGAATACGCCGAAGCTATGCTCCATTATCATTGTGACCTATAATTCCAGCTCCTGCATCGGTACCTGTTTAAGTCCTTTACTCAACATTTCTGATGTTGAGCTGGTGGTTGTGGATAATGATTCGAAGGATGGAACTGCAGCTAAATTGGAGAGAGAATTTCCGCAGGTTACCCTTATTGCCCTTCACGATAATATTGGTTTTGGGCGTGCGTGTAATATCGGGTTGGCGGCTTCGAGCGGATCCTTTGCTCTTTTTTTGAACCCGGACACTATTGCGACGGAAAAGGCCATTCGAACCCTTATCCAATTTTATGAGAAGCATCCTCGAGTAGGAATTGTCGGGGGGCGTCTTGTTGATCCATCGGGCCGGCCTTTGCAATCAATGGGGGATACGCCTTCGTTGACTGGCCTTGTGTTGGATAAGCCGTTGGCCTGGGTGGCGAAGCGTGTAGGGGCTCGAGGGCTCTTTCGTCGAGTGGTAGGCTGGTGTTCGGCAAAATTTTGTCTCCCTCATGAAGCGGAGCCTGTGGCATGGGTATCCGGCGCTTTTCTTTGTTGCCGGCGTTCAATCTGGAATGCCATTGGCGGCTTTGATGAAAAGTTTTTTTTGTATTATGAAGATGTTGATCTGTGCCTCAGGGCCACGCAGGCTGGTTGGGAGGTGTGGCACGTTCCTGAGGCAGTTGTAGAGCATCAGTCCGGAGCTTCCTTTGGGGGCGATCTTTCTAAACAAAAAGAAATTTATTATGTTAATCAATATTATTTTTTCCGGAAACATTTTGGTCGTCCGGTTGCATGGGCCTTGTGGGTTTTTCAGAGTATCTATGCTCGACTAGGTCTGTACCGTGGCCTTGGAACCGATCGAATAGGTCGTGCTCTGCTATAGTGTCTATTCTAAGAATCACAGAAATTTTACTTGGGAAATTGGGGACGTAATGCGGGTCCTCCAAATTGTTGCCGATGGGAAACCAGGTGGAGGAACCACGCATGTTCTACAGATTCTCAAAGGCTTACGGCATGCCGTTTCCTTTCATCTCATTACGGAAGAACAATCATATTTAATGAAAAAAGCCGATGCTCTTGGCATTCCCTGTCAGGGGCTTCGGTTTTTCATGAGTCGGCTCAATCCTGTCATCCCTTTCCAGCTTCGAGCGTTGGTGATGGCCCTTCAACCTGATCTGGTTCATGTCCATGGTGGGCGTGCAGGGTTTTTCTTTACGGTATCTCTCTTGAAAGTCCCGATGGTCTATACCATCCATGGATTTCATTTTATTGAAAAGTCACCAGGAATTCGCTGGATGGCGTTAATGGCGGAACGTTGGAATTTGCGACGTGCGTGTCATTCGATTTTTGTGTCGAAATATGATGTGGGTCTTGCAGAAAATTTTCAAGTATTATCAGCTTGTGCTAAAAGGTCAGTCATCTATCCCGGACTTTCTTTGGGAAACCTTCCACCGCCCTCGCCTCAGGGGCTCCTGCATATTGGATTTATCGGACGATTAGAATATCAGAAGGATCCTCTCCTGTTTGTAGAGATGATGGAGTTCTTGTCTGAGTATTCGGCCACGATTGTTGGTGATGGGGCCTTGGCTCCGATGATCAAACAGGAAATAGCCAGGCGGGGGTTAGGTGGACGGGTTCACATGATGGGGGAATTGTCTCATGGAGAGGCTCTGGAAATTCTCGCTACTTTCAGCGTGGTTATTTTAACCTCCAGGTGGGAAGGCCTGCCGGTTTTGGTCTTAGAATCTATGGGCATGGGAGTTCCGGTTGTGAGCATGAATGTGAGTGGATTGGAAGAAATCATTCATGACGAGGTAAACGGAATGTTGGTAGAGAAAAGGAGCGGAAAAGATCTTGCTGAAAAGGTCAAAATAATCACAAACAATGAGGATCTCAGGATCTCCCTCATCAAGAATGCCCAGGAGACTATACAGGAAAAATTCTCCATCGAAACCATGATGGGTTCGATTCTGGAAATATATCAGGAAATGTCTGCCTCACATGCAGGTCATTGAAGGTCCAAGTGAAAGTTGCGCTGGTTCATGATTGGCTGACAGGTATGCGAGGGGGTGAGCGGTGTCTTGAAGCGTTGTGTGAATTGTTCCCTGATGCGCCAATTTATACACTGTTCCATGTGAAAGGCAGTGTGTCGCAGACGATTGAGCGGCATCCCATTATTTCCAGCTTTCTTAATCGAGTCCCATTTGCAAAGAGTCGATATCGGTATTTGCTCCCTTTCTTTCCTTCAGCCATCCAGCGATTGGAATTCCATCAGTATGATTTAGTGGTCAGTTCGAGCCATTGCGTGGCCAAGGGCATTCGAGTGCCTCGCGAGACCTGTCATATTTCCTACGTTCATACCCCCATGCGGTATATCTGGGATGGATTTGATACCTATTTTGGTAACACAGGAATTTGGGATTTTGGCAAGCTGGGCATGGGCCTTTTTCGAACGCGACTTCAGCGGTGGGATGTGGAATCGAATGCCGATGTGAGTTGTTTTATTGCCAATTCGCAAAACGTAGCAGGACGAATTGCACGCCAGTATGGAAGGGCGGCTTGTGTGGTCTACCCTCCTGTTGATTGGCAGACCTTTCACGTGTCGCATCACCATGAAGGGTTTTACTTGATGGTCACGGCCTTTGCGCCCTACAAAAAAGTCGAGCTGGCCATTGCTGCGGCCAATGAGCTAGGGCTTCCATTGAAAATTATTGGGCAGGGACAAGATGAGAAACGCTTGAGGCGAATGGCCGGTCCAAGTATCGAATTTCTTGGCTGGCAGCCAGACCATCGTGTCAGAAAATTTTACAGCCGGTGCCTGGCCGTTCTCTTCCCCGGTGAAGAGGATTTTGGTATTGTGCCTTTGGAGGCCATGGCGGCTGGGAAACCGGTAATTGCCTATGGAAAGGGTGGAGCTCTTGAAACAATCGTCCCTCTCAATCCTATGCATAAGCCAGGCGAAAATCATTTAGAACATGGTCTTCATGGAAGTGGATCTTCTCCTGTTCCAACGGGGGTCTTTCACTATGAACAGTCGGTCCAAGCCATAATTGAAAGCATTCAGTTGTTCACGCAGCACCTCACAGATTTCAATCCGGATGCAATTCGGGCACATGTTGAACCGTTCGATCGTTCTCATTTTAAGCAACGGATGCAGCAGGTGATCATGTCTCGTTATCGCGAATTCCGTCGTACCCCACCATGTTGAAACGCCACAGTGAATTCTTAAAAAATCTGCTCTTCCTTTCGGACTTGGTTGTGATATGCGTGTGTTGGGTGGTCGCCTACTTCATTCGTTTTTCAGTGCCCCTGTTTCCCATCACCAAAGGCATCCCTCCTATTGACCCGTATCTCTGGCTCCTTTTTCCAATTGTCGCCGTATGGGGAATTTGTTTCTATTCATTTAATCTGTATCGCCCTCGTAGAATGGGCTCTCATCTGGCGGAATTTGTGGACATTGCCAAGGCCAATACGCTGAGTATTCTGATCCTGGTCGCATTGACCTTTTTCTCGAAGCCGTTTGAATTTTCCCGTTTGGTGATCATGTATTTTTGGTTATTGAATCTGGTGGTGTTGGGCTTTTCCCGTATGGTCTTTCGGGAAATTCTCAGGGTTTTCCGGCGAATGGGATACAACCAACGCCAGGTGGTTATTATCGGCGCAGGAAAACTTGGGCAGCGGGTTGGCGATACGCTCAAAATGCATCCCGAACTTGGCCTCCAGGTTCGCGGGTATTTGACCAGGAATGCCGAGAAGGTTGGTCAAGTATTGGACGGGACACCCGTTATCGGAACGTTTGACCAGGCGGCTGATATTTTAACCAGCCAGGTGGACATCGTATTTTTGTGTCTGCCTCCGGAAGTGGAATGTGAAGCTGAGGGACTGATGAAAATCCTGTCTGCCACCACAGCAGGAGTGAAGATCATTCCCTCCATTTATGAGTTTGTGACGTTGCGGGCAGAAGCTGAAATGTTTGAAGGCCTTCCTATTATTACTCTGCAAGGATCTCCTCTTTACGGGTGGAATCTGCTTCTGAAGCGAATGGTTGATATCTGTGGTGCCGCCGTGGCCCTGGTGGTGGCCTCACCAATCGCATTGATGATTGCGGTACTCATTAAGCTCACCTCTCCAGGTCCAGTTTTCTACCGCCAGACTCGTGTTGGCCTCGATGGGAAATCGTTCAATATTGTCAAAATCCGGACTATGCGTATGGATGCCGAAGAAAAGACGGGTCCCGTCTGGGCCAAAGCCCATGACCCACGCAGGACGCCCATCGGGACGTTTCTGCGGCGGACCAGTTTGGATGAATTGCCGCAATTCTGGAATGTTTTAAAGGGAGAGATGAGTATTGTGGGGCCGCGTCCCGAGCGACCGGAGTTTATCGAGAAATTCCGGTCCCAGATTCCCCAATATAACCTGCGTCACACTATGAAAGCCGGAATTACGGGTTGGGCCCAAATTAATGGATTGCGAGGGAATACCTCTTGGGAAAAACGTTTAGCCTACGACATGTATTACATCGAGCATTGGTCCTTATGGCTGGATGTAAAAATTATGATTATGACCCTTTGGAAGGGGTTGATCCATCGGGAGGCGTATTAGCCTTTTCCCTTCGTGTGGCAACGCGGCAGGTCTCC
This region includes:
- a CDS encoding glycosyltransferase family 2 protein, with amino-acid sequence MTNSESNESMLNTPKLCSIIIVTYNSSSCIGTCLSPLLNISDVELVVVDNDSKDGTAAKLEREFPQVTLIALHDNIGFGRACNIGLAASSGSFALFLNPDTIATEKAIRTLIQFYEKHPRVGIVGGRLVDPSGRPLQSMGDTPSLTGLVLDKPLAWVAKRVGARGLFRRVVGWCSAKFCLPHEAEPVAWVSGAFLCCRRSIWNAIGGFDEKFFLYYEDVDLCLRATQAGWEVWHVPEAVVEHQSGASFGGDLSKQKEIYYVNQYYFFRKHFGRPVAWALWVFQSIYARLGLYRGLGTDRIGRALL
- a CDS encoding glycosyltransferase, coding for MRVLQIVADGKPGGGTTHVLQILKGLRHAVSFHLITEEQSYLMKKADALGIPCQGLRFFMSRLNPVIPFQLRALVMALQPDLVHVHGGRAGFFFTVSLLKVPMVYTIHGFHFIEKSPGIRWMALMAERWNLRRACHSIFVSKYDVGLAENFQVLSACAKRSVIYPGLSLGNLPPPSPQGLLHIGFIGRLEYQKDPLLFVEMMEFLSEYSATIVGDGALAPMIKQEIARRGLGGRVHMMGELSHGEALEILATFSVVILTSRWEGLPVLVLESMGMGVPVVSMNVSGLEEIIHDEVNGMLVEKRSGKDLAEKVKIITNNEDLRISLIKNAQETIQEKFSIETMMGSILEIYQEMSASHAGH
- a CDS encoding glycosyltransferase, whose translation is MKVALVHDWLTGMRGGERCLEALCELFPDAPIYTLFHVKGSVSQTIERHPIISSFLNRVPFAKSRYRYLLPFFPSAIQRLEFHQYDLVVSSSHCVAKGIRVPRETCHISYVHTPMRYIWDGFDTYFGNTGIWDFGKLGMGLFRTRLQRWDVESNADVSCFIANSQNVAGRIARQYGRAACVVYPPVDWQTFHVSHHHEGFYLMVTAFAPYKKVELAIAAANELGLPLKIIGQGQDEKRLRRMAGPSIEFLGWQPDHRVRKFYSRCLAVLFPGEEDFGIVPLEAMAAGKPVIAYGKGGALETIVPLNPMHKPGENHLEHGLHGSGSSPVPTGVFHYEQSVQAIIESIQLFTQHLTDFNPDAIRAHVEPFDRSHFKQRMQQVIMSRYREFRRTPPC
- a CDS encoding undecaprenyl-phosphate glucose phosphotransferase, which encodes MLKRHSEFLKNLLFLSDLVVICVCWVVAYFIRFSVPLFPITKGIPPIDPYLWLLFPIVAVWGICFYSFNLYRPRRMGSHLAEFVDIAKANTLSILILVALTFFSKPFEFSRLVIMYFWLLNLVVLGFSRMVFREILRVFRRMGYNQRQVVIIGAGKLGQRVGDTLKMHPELGLQVRGYLTRNAEKVGQVLDGTPVIGTFDQAADILTSQVDIVFLCLPPEVECEAEGLMKILSATTAGVKIIPSIYEFVTLRAEAEMFEGLPIITLQGSPLYGWNLLLKRMVDICGAAVALVVASPIALMIAVLIKLTSPGPVFYRQTRVGLDGKSFNIVKIRTMRMDAEEKTGPVWAKAHDPRRTPIGTFLRRTSLDELPQFWNVLKGEMSIVGPRPERPEFIEKFRSQIPQYNLRHTMKAGITGWAQINGLRGNTSWEKRLAYDMYYIEHWSLWLDVKIMIMTLWKGLIHREAY